The nucleotide window CTTCGAGATGTACGAGCGGATCACCGGCGAGGACCCGTACGAGGTGCCGATGCGCATCTACCCCGCCGTGCACTACACGATGGGCGGCCTGTGGGTCGACTACGACCTCCAGTCGAACATCCCCGGCCTGTTCGTGATCGGTGAGGCGAACTTCTCCGACCACGGCGCGAACCGACTCGGCGCCTCGGCGCTGATGCAGGGCCTCGCCGACGGCTACTTCGTGCTGCCCACCACCATCGCCAACTACCTGGCCTCCGGTCCACTGGAGAAGGTCGACGCCAGCCACCCGGCTGCCGTCGAGGCGCGCACCGACGTCGAGGACCGCGTCCAGCGGCTGCTCGCTGTCGACGGCGACCGGACCGTGGACTCGTTCCACCGGGAACTGGGCCAGATCATGTGGGAACACTGCGGCATGGAACGCAGCGAGGCCGGGCTGCGCAAGGCGATCGACGAGATCCGCGCCCTGCGCGAGCAGTTCTGGCAGCGGGTCAAGGTGTCCGGCACCGGCGAGGAACTCAACCAGTCGCTGGAGAAGGCCGGCCGGGTGGCCGACTTCTTCGAACTGGCCGAGCTGATGTGCATCGACGCCCTGCACCGCGAGGAGTCCTGCGGCGGCCACTTCCGGGCCGAGCACCAAACCCCCGACGGGGAGGCGCAGCGCGACGACGACCGGTTCGCGTACGTGGCGGCCTGGGAGTTCACCGCCGACGGCGAACCCTCGGTGCTGCACAAGGAAGACCTCAAGTTCGAATACGTCCACCCCACGCAGCGGAGCTACAAGTGAACCTGACCCTGCGCATCTGGCGCCAGAAGGGCCCCGAGGACAAGGGTCGGATGGTGACCTACCCGGTCAACGACGTGTCCCCGGACATGTCGTTCCTGGAGATGCTCGACGTGCTCAACGAACGGCTGATCCTGTCCGGCGAGGACCCGGTGGCGTTCGACCACGACTGCCGCGAAGGCATCTGCGGCATGTGCGGCCTCATGATCAACGGCGACGCGCACGGGCCGCAGCGCGGCACCACCGCCTGCCAGCTGCACATGCGGCAGTTCTCCGACGGCGAGACCATCGACATCGAGCCGTGGCGGGCCAGCGCCTTCCCGGTCGTCAAGGACCTGGTCGTCAACCGGAGCGCCTTCGACAAGATCATCGCGGCCGGC belongs to Micromonospora ureilytica and includes:
- a CDS encoding succinate dehydrogenase/fumarate reductase iron-sulfur subunit → MNLTLRIWRQKGPEDKGRMVTYPVNDVSPDMSFLEMLDVLNERLILSGEDPVAFDHDCREGICGMCGLMINGDAHGPQRGTTACQLHMRQFSDGETIDIEPWRASAFPVVKDLVVNRSAFDKIIAAGGYVTAPTGSAPEAHSTPVAKANADAAFESAACIGCGACVAACPNGSGMLFTAAKLTQLSLLPQGQPERYTRVIGMVDAHDEAGFGGCTNAGECTPACPKGIPLNTIGRLNRDYLTATAKGANNTPGS